From Aspergillus chevalieri M1 DNA, chromosome 4, nearly complete sequence, a single genomic window includes:
- the GPI11 gene encoding PIG-F family protein (COG:G;~EggNog:ENOG410PMW8;~InterPro:IPR009580;~PFAM:PF06699;~TransMembrane:4 (i142-173o179-200i220-241o247-268i);~go_component: GO:0005789 - endoplasmic reticulum membrane [Evidence IEA];~go_process: GO:0006506 - GPI anchor biosynthetic process [Evidence IEA]) encodes MTSTPPSPPHRTGTSSSSSSNPIQYSQANASAQAPPPKPPAPAVSILPGQLARVYSFAHPVLLLALLTVRFGKFVEDPVGELLGDLPVLAGLQVLYAVLCLPPAGAPSLKAGGGEASSSGEGTFLRPGRVGLRRKHAKEVGISVKVVPALIALTLTTLLATPILSILLVLFGAPLTTHNLETILCAAHMAVLSATALVYVHGVDGSTWREVWGVARPADAVWGGALGTGVGAWFGAVPIPLDWDRPWQAYPITILTGAYIGYAVGSLISRSSWLFGKRIQFTPEVEEDMDKKTE; translated from the exons ATGACCTCAACACCCCCCTCACCGCCGCACCGCACCGGcacatcctcctcctcctcctccaacccAATACAGTACTCACAAGCAAACGCATCCGCCCAAGCACCACCCCCGAAACCCCCAGCGCCGGCTGTGAGTATTCTTCCCGGCCAGCTCGCCCGGGTATACTCCTTTGCACATCCTGTGCTGCTACTAGCTCTGTTGACGGTACGCTTCGGCAAGTTCGTGGAAGACCCCGTCGGTGAGCTGTTGGGTGATTTGCCCGTGTTGGCGGGTTTGCAGGTGCTGTATGCGGTGCTTTGCTTGCCGCCTGCTGGTGCGCCGTCATTGAAGGCCGGAGGAGGCGAGGCGAGTTCGAGCGGGGAGGGTACGTTTCTTAGACCGGGGAGGGTTGGACTGCGACGGAAGCATGCGAAAGAGGTTGGGATTTCTGTGAAGGTGGTT CCTGCATTGATCGCATTGACGTTGACAACTCTCCTCGCAACCCCCATCCTCTcaatcctcctcgtcctcttcggcGCCCCGCTCACAACGCACAACCTCGAGACCATCCTCTGCGCAGCGCACATGGCTGTCCTCTCCGCGACAGCACTAGTCTACGTCCACGGCGTCGACGGGAGTACCTGGCGGGAAGTCTGGGGCGTGGCAAGACCCGCGGATGCGGTTTGGGGCGGAGCGCTGGGGACGGGCGTGGGTGCTTGGTTTGGCGCCGTGCCTATTCCGTTGGATTG GGATCGTCCGTGGCAGGCTTATCCTATTACTATCCTGACAGGTGCGTATATCGGGTACGCGGTTGGGTCGTTGATTAGTCGGTCGTCGTGGTTGTTTGGGAAGAGGATTCAGTTTACGCCTGAGGTTGAGGAAGATATGGATAAGAAGACTGAGTAG
- a CDS encoding putative Rho GTPase activator (Sac7) (COG:T;~EggNog:ENOG410PGBJ;~InterPro:IPR000198,IPR008936;~PFAM:PF00620;~go_process: GO:0007165 - signal transduction [Evidence IEA]), protein MVTGKPEPFQAFAPTPSQPVAFSPPSKRDLTSWWRQFKRNTRKEDAKDVPRGIFGIPLNVSIKYANVAISLTNDNGESFIYGYVPIVVAKCGVFLKEKATDVEGIFRLNGSAKRIKDLQEIFDSPERYGKGLDWTGYTVHDAANVLRRYLNQLPEPIVPLDFYEQFRQPLRTYQRQVQGLAPSNEAEIFDHAKAVAAYQQLIRELPPLNKQLLLYILDLLAVFASKSEQNRMTSANLSAIFQPGLLSHPQHDMSPDEYKLSQDVLIFLIENQDHFLFGMNGTAADEETVKAVESGGLAPRAPTTTQTSIRRSVSSASGGADSFRKYGSLRRNVSVSSKNSRNSNATASPSTPSSLSGVHRSNTLPSKMAPPMQRRAVQEPTTGNATAPAPSAKPSPSPSRTPPSTESNNHIRIQAPSGPDGSAVIGTSGMAYVHSATHGPIPKRFAGHVTVPEPQPPREASVSPPPPTVVTPTKERKLSNFFSKSPPPSGEQRQPNRLRKKRSPGSVCESAQSSSQSLQGVTADNIPRTVPSENGVAANGAQDESQPNNQENGTSQSENGQTQTTDTSLKPRSRTPSMRSRSSFTDQSDLEQLDETARVDRKEYRQSWRFPRSSKRSSEQIGLVSPPLGATNPNATRSASSIGSWHQASRSSPSDLQQFVNDPANQPLSLDAELNNNGSPKEIEPERRSLFGKFKAKVGLSRDGKDTDSLRDRTRSPVNSDTENSVSNLALSPPPSKVQSNGSKSAPAEANGPDESTQTPVSPLPGSGMPPAIPEEPGSPESPVAPAFVEQNKEAVTSAPEPVPAQTEPATEPPKALN, encoded by the exons ATGTACCTCGAGGAATCTTCGGTATCCCTCTCAACGTCAGCATCAAGTACGCCAACGTCGCGATTTCCCTCACAAATGACAATGGTGAAAGCTTCATCTACGGTTACGTCCCGATCGTCGTTGCGAAATGCGGGGTGTTTTTGAAAGAAAAGG CAACCGATGTGGAAGGCATCTTTCGCCTTAACGGTTCCGCGAAGCGCATCAAAGACCTTCAAGAGATCTTCGACTCCCCCGAGCGATACGGAAAAGGTTTGGATTGGACCGGTTATACTGTGCACGATGCCGCCAACGTCCTCCGTCGCTATCTCAACCAACTTCCCGAGCCGATCGTGCCGTTGGATTTCTACGAACAGTTCCGTCAGCCGTTGCGCACCTATCAGCGCCAGGTCCAAGGTCTTGCGCCATCCAACGAGGCGGAGATTTTTGACCACGCCAAAGCCGTCGCGGCCTATCAACAGCTCATCAGGGAACTTCCGCCGCTCAACAAGCAGTTGCTGCTCTACATTCTCGATCTCCTAGCTGTCTTCGCTTCCAAATCGGAGCAGAACCGGATGACCTCCGCCAACTTGTCCGCCATCTTCCAACCTGGATTGCTCTCCCACCCCCAGCATGACATGTCCCCCGATGAATACAAGCTGAGCCAGGATGTCTTGATATTCCTCATCGAGAACCAGGACCACTTTCTGTTTGGCATGAACGGCACCGCAGCGGATGAGGAGACGGTCAAGGCGGTTGAATCGGGCGGCCTCGCCCCTCGAGCACCAACGACCACCCAGACCAGCATCCGTCGCTCTGTCTCCAGCGCCAGCGGCGGCGCAGACAGTTTCCGCAAGTACGGCAGCCTTCGACGGAACGTGTCGGTGTCCTCCAAGAATTCGCGAAACTCGAATGCCACCGCCAGCCCTAGCACGCCGTCGTCGTTGAGCGGAGTGCACCGCAGCAATACCCTTCCGTCTAAGATGGCTCCTCCTATGCAACGCAGAGCCGTCCAGGAGCCCACCACTGGCAATGCCACAGCACCCGCACCGTCCGCCAAGCCGAGCCCGTCACCCAGTCGGACGCCTCCCTCCACGGAGAGCAACAACCACATTCGTATTCAGGCTCCTTCCGGCCCTGATGGATCAGCGGTAATTGGTACATCGGGGATGGCATATGTCCATTCGGCCACTCATGGACCCATCCCCAAGCGTTTTGCAGGGCATGTCACCGTCCCGGAGCCCCAACCTCCCCGGGAAGCATCCgtctcccctccccctcctacGGTGGTCACTCCGACCAAGGAACGTAAACTGTCCAACTTCTTTTCCAAGTCTCCGCCTCCCAGTGGTGAGCAGCGGCAACCGAACCGGTTGAGGAAAAAGCGGAGTCCGGGTAGTGTCTGTGAGAGCGCCCAGAGCTCATCTCAGTCCCTTCAGGGCGTCACTGCTGACAATATTCCCCGCACCGTGCCTTCAGAGAATGGAGTTGCGGCAAACGGTGCTCAGGATGAATCTCAACCCAACAACCAGGAAAACGGTACTTCCCAGAGTGAAAATGGTCAGACGCAGACAACGGACACTTCGCTGAAGCCACGCTCGCGAACACCGTCGATGCGGTCGCGTTCGTCCTTCACGGACCAGTCAGATCTCGAACAACTCGATGAGACCGCGCGAGTGGACCGCAAAGAATATCGACAGAGCTGGAGATTCCCTCGTTCGTCCAAACGAAGCAGTGAACAGATTGGACTCGTGTCACCACCATTGGGAGCGACCAACCCAAATGCCACTCGCAGCGCTAGTTCAATCGGTAGCTGGCACCAGGCCAGCCGGAGCTCACCATCGGACCTCCAACAGTTTGTCAATGACCCAGCGAACCAGCCGCTCAGTCTTGACGCCGAACTCAACAACAACGGCTCTCCCAAGGAAATTGAACCAGAGAGGCGGAGTCTGTTTGGAAAGTTCAAGGCCAAGGTCGGATTAAGTCGCGACGGAAAAGATACGGACTCGCTCAGAGACCGAACGCGGAGTCCGGTAAACTCGGACACCGAAAACTCCGTGTCCAATCTGGCGCTGTCGCCGCCACCAAGCAAGGTCCAAAGCAATGGCAGCAAGTCGGCACCGGCTGAAGCAAATGGTCCTGACGAGTCTACGCAAACACCTGTGTCCCCGTTGCCAGGCTCGGGTATGCCGCCTGCCATTCCGGAAGAGCCAGGCTCGCCTGAGTCTCCCGTCGCGCCGGCTTTTGTCGAGCAGAACAAAGAAGCAGTAACGAGTGCTCCTGAGCCGGTGCCTGCTCAAACCGAGCCCGCCACTGAACCACCCAAGGCGCTCAACTAA